The Halomicronema hongdechloris C2206 genome includes a window with the following:
- a CDS encoding Uma2 family endonuclease → MTQATVTTDLYPDSDGQPMADNTKQYRWIVRLVSNLSNLLQDQTAFVAGDLLWYPVQVEAPPVPSQAPDAMVVLGRPDGDRGSYKQWEEDNIPPQVVFEIISPSNTATEISQKQAFYDRYGVLEMVFYDPDNLEFWGLTRQAPDDRPVLLTCLNLPWTSPTLGVKFDMFEDGLALFYPHGERFKDPEELYQERNQTQRKLNRAMEKLRQLGIDPSELEE, encoded by the coding sequence ATGACCCAAGCAACGGTAACCACGGATCTCTACCCCGACTCCGATGGTCAGCCTATGGCTGATAACACGAAGCAGTACCGTTGGATCGTGCGTTTGGTCAGCAATCTGAGCAACCTCTTGCAAGACCAAACGGCTTTTGTCGCAGGGGATCTGCTCTGGTATCCGGTTCAGGTGGAGGCTCCCCCCGTTCCCTCCCAGGCCCCCGATGCCATGGTGGTGCTGGGTCGGCCAGATGGCGATCGTGGTAGCTACAAGCAGTGGGAAGAGGACAACATTCCGCCCCAGGTGGTCTTTGAGATCATCTCTCCCAGTAATACGGCCACTGAAATTTCTCAGAAGCAAGCGTTTTACGACCGGTATGGGGTGCTGGAAATGGTCTTCTATGATCCCGATAATCTCGAGTTTTGGGGACTAACGCGACAGGCTCCAGATGATCGGCCTGTACTGCTAACTTGCCTCAACCTGCCCTGGACCTCCCCGACCCTAGGTGTGAAATTTGACATGTTTGAGGATGGACTGGCGTTGTTCTATCCCCATGGAGAGCGATTTAAAGACCCTGAGGAGCTATACCAAGAGCGTAACCAGACCCAGCGCAAGTTAAATCGGGCTATGGAAAAATTGCGGCAACTCGGCATCGACCCCAGCGAGTTGGAAGAGTAG